Within the Hevea brasiliensis isolate MT/VB/25A 57/8 chromosome 2, ASM3005281v1, whole genome shotgun sequence genome, the region CAACTCTGcattttgatcaaatttgtgaatTTTGATTTGGGTTTCCTTTATTTTTGTAATATATGCAGATTATAATGATGTTCATGACGATTTTTTAATCAGTTTTGAAGAGAATGGTGCTGGTTTTAGCAATAGGAGACCTTCACATACCTCACAGGGCTGCGGATCTCCCTCCGAAGTTCAAGTCCATGCTTGTTCCTGGCAAGATTCAGCACATCATTTGCACTGGCAATCTCTGCATTAAAGTAATTCTCTCTCTTGCCCACTAagctaattatttatatttttgtttacAAGGTTAGTTTATTTGGAGTTGACTGGATGATTTCTTCCTCATTTTCTAGctgttaatatggtttattttttccctttcttgtttaaggttttgtttttttttttttgggttcaaATGAATTCGACAATATTCTATATATCATGTGTTTGGTATATATAAGTTTTGGAATTTAATTCCATAGCATTGGTTATAACTAaagccaattcccatcaaatttATGAAGTAAATTAAGTTGTTTTTAATTTGTGAAAAGTGAAGTGAAAGTCTCTTTTCAATCTGTGAAAAGTGAAGTGAAGGTCTCTTTTCAATCTGTGAAAAGTGGTCTCCGGGTAAACTAGTATTGGTTTAAATTTAAGAAGTAACTTTAGTTGTTTTTCTGGTCGAGTTCTCAgactttaatttttatcaattacaTTCCTGAACTTTTATTTATAACATCTTACATAAGTCCTTAGTTGATAGATTGTTAAACTAGACGCCAGAAATGATCACACATCTTCTTACTATGGAAGAGCTCTGATGAGTTATATCTTGGCCATTCCCTTGCATAGCCACTTATCTTAAAGAAACCAGATTCCTGTTAGTAATTTCATTAAGTACCTTGCTTGCAAGCCTTAATTCCTCACACTTTGCGTAGAAATTCAACAATGAAGATTACACAAAAGGGATTAAACCAAATCCAGATTGTAAGATACACTAAGGATTTACTCAACTTTGAAATTCATTATTGCTGAATGTGCTTTATATGCAAAAGCCACTAAAAAAATGTTTGCACTTGGTAGCCCCCTTCAACCATCTTTTTTACAAATAAATGGTTCTTTTGATGGGTTTATATTGTAGGAACTATCCCTTATAACAGAATTGAAAGCCAAATTGCCTGGATTTGTGATTTGAGTGACAACTTGTGTGCATGATGTTATCTATGGGAGAGAGAGTGGAGAAGGAGAAGATGTTTGAGGGCAAGTAGGCaagtaaagtttatgtgcatggaTCTGGTTAGGGTTGTAAACGAAATAAGTTGAGTCAAGATTTAAATAGCTCCTGCTTGGCTCGTTAGATTTTCACCATAGTTATTAAAGACTTAAGGTGCACCAAGTCGCCAAGGTGTCTTGGAGCCTAGGTGCAAGGCGCAAGCTCGAACCCGAGTGAGGCAAGgagcaaaaattaaaaaaaattaaaaattaaaaattaagaaaaaatatgaATATCCTATCACACTTCAAGTAACATAAAACTAGATAATAATAACCAACAAGCATTCAAGTAATAATAATTTTGTAATccgaaaaagataaaaataaacgaGTAAAAAGTTAAAAACACTAATAAACTACTAAAAGTTAAAGTTTAATAAACTAGTAAACTACTAAATATTCAATCCACATCAATAGAAACATCAAAGTCCTCTTGCATCTTCTTTATCTTCTTCGTCAACTTCATTATCTTCCTTATACTCATCTTTCAAACCAACATGTTCATAGTCATAATCTTCGTCCTCATCTTCAAGAAGTGAAGAAGTACGAGTAGAAATTACaatatttctaataatttataataagacCTATTAGCAATTAGCAATAAGAAAATAAAGTAATAaaccatttttaattaaataataaaactaaaagcTAATGAGAGTAATGGAATTAGCATAATAGCATCTCCAGTCTCAACATACTTTTACACATTCACAATAAACAAAATCACAAAtttagactaaaaaaaaaaaaaagaaaaacagcaTATGGCACAGGGTAAGGAGAGCATGGCaaagaaagaaaacaaaaaatgTGCAGCTGCTGGCCTTGGATAATACACagtgagagaaagagagagagagagagagaggggtacATATGGGTAGGAAGAGAGCTGAGAGCAtggcagcaaaaaaaaaaaaaggggtgcaGCGCCATGGATgaaacacagagagagagagagagagagagagagagagagagagagagagagagagagagagagagagatagagaagaagaagaagaagaaacaagaaaaattaaaacatGCCTGTTGGAAATCCCCGGTTTGATCTCTCCTTtccatcttctttttcttcttcttcttcttcttcttttcactgGCTGCTGGTGCACTTTTAAAAGTGAAACCCTAGCCACTTTGTTTATTTGCGCCTTGCCTCCTTGAGGCACACCTCGATGCGCTTCGATGAGCTGCTGCGCCTTTCCTAACTTCGGGCGCTTGGGGCTGTGCCTTGCGCCTCAGGCGCGCTTTGATAATGGTGATTTTCACCTAGCTAGTTTGGGACTAAGACtgagttgttgttgttgttgttgttattgttaattaatttaattatcttattATTAGTCATAGTTATACATATATACTCATGAGCCTATAGATGAGTCAATTCTCGAGTTTAAACAAGTTGAAATTTAGGTAAATTGCACTAACTGTTATCAATTTATGTGGTTATTTTATTTCAGTCACTCaactttaatttgttaaaataaagTCTCTcgattttagttttatttaagaGAAAGTCCCCCTAAACTACAATAACAGATTTCCtgattaaaaagaataaaattactattttgcCCTATTTTCCTTTTTTTCCCCTTCTTTCTTATctttatgattaaattaattaataattattatcaataaaattattatattttaactaaatttattaataaaattattaattatgtatgtgtttttaattattaattaaaaattaatttgtaataatattaataaattttaaaataatattttattaatatatgatgttttatcaatattttaatttttatataaaaaaataataatttatagatttattttgattaaatattaatatagtgttaattttttaaaaatgaatttggaaaTCTGCTATAGTAGGTTAAAGGGACTTTTTCTGAAACAAAACTAAAGTTGAGGGAGTTTATTTTAACGCATTGAAGTTGAGTGATTGAAACGAAATAACAATCTAAGTTGAGGGATGGTAGATGCAATTTACCCATTGTATTTTAGCAAGCTCAAGCCTAATTCATTTATTAAATGAGTCTAAAATTCAAGTTCGAGCTTGGCTTATTAAGCAAATAACCCAAGCTTTTATCAAGCAGAGTCTTGAGTGGTTGACGAGTGGCTTAGCTCATTTACAACCCTAGGTTTGGTGGATGGTGCATGCTGGGTCCTCTTTTttccattattatttttttaaatcggAGAAGTGATttatttttcttcatcttcttctagtTTTTCTTTTCAATTAGCAACTACTGTTGATTTGCCTGAGTTATTTTGTAAAAGCATGACTACTTGATTGTTAATAAAAATACAGAAACATATCAAAACCACCAAAATTGTGTAGAGTAAGATTGTTGGATCAACAAAACAAGATAGAAAAAAGATTATTTTAAATAGGATTATTAATCAGCATTTGTGTGCTTACTGCATGTGCACACAAAATCATTATGTTTATTGATAAAATGGTAGATGTTGGAATTCTGAATATCTTTTTTGGTGGCATTACCTTCCTTTTTAATATTAGTACTGTGGTGTGTTCCTTCTATGAACAGGAAGTGCATGATTATTTGAAAAGTCTTTGCCCTGATTTGCATATTACTCATGGTGAATATGATGAAGATTCTCGTTATCCAGAGACTAAAACCCTCTCCATTGGCCAATTTAAGCTTGGAATATGCCATGGTCACCAGGTTTTGTTTTTATTCATCCATGCCTCTGTGTTTGCTTGATCTTGTCACCTAAGTTTAAAGAAATGTACATTTACTGTCACTACGCAATTTTATGTTTATAGCTTGTTTTGCTTACAATTCAAACCTTTAGATATCTACATTGATTTGAATGACTCTTACatgtattgttattattattattgttgttggggAAAAATGAAAACATTGTGATTTAGTGGTATTAAAAATATCAGTTGATTTTCAGTTACTATATGTCTCAAAATGTCAAGTTTGTCCTATCATTGTAATGTTGGATATGATGACATGTGCTTCTGTTCAAGGACATGTTTGAATAGTTGGTTCTTTCTGAAGAGTGTAATAATGCAATGAATTCCGTTGAACATTAAAAGAAAGATTAATTTTTTAACATGTGCCTAAGGGCCACCAAATTTTAATGCCTGCAGTAATACTTGGGCTGCTGGGAATGTGAAATATCCCATCAAATTATAGGTTATTTTCTTTTTGACATGATCATTGTGAACAGGTTTTCATTTCAATTCTCCTGTAAACATGTTTCGGGGAATATTTGCCTCCATGATAATTGcaataatgaaaaatttttaatttttcttcctGCATTTGGTGCTTATCCTCTGTGTGGTTTTCTTTCTGCAGGTCATTCCATGGGGTGACTTGGATTCACTGGCAATGTTACAGAGGCAGCTGGATGTTGATATCCTAGTAACTGGTCACACCCATCAGTTCAAAGCCTACAAGCATGAGGGTGGTGTGGTTATAAATCCCGGCTCAGCCACTGGTGCCTACAGTAGTTTCACTTACGATGTAAACCCAAGCTTTGTGCTGATGGACATTGACGGGTTGCGTGTTGTGGTTTATGTTTACGAACTAATAGATGGGGAAGTAAAGGTTGACAAAATTGATTTCAAGAAGACAGCCACTACTCGTTCATCAAATTGACCCATGTTCTAATTAATTAGTGATTACTTTGACTTGTGGTAGTTCCTTAAAATTTGTTTTGTCGTGGGGCCTTTTGCTGTAGAGGTAGAAGCCTTGTTATCGAGTTGCTAAATCTAAGCAGAATACATATTGAGATGAATAAATGTGTTTTTTATGAAACGTCTCTAGCGCCTCAAAAATTCTAATTTCAGGGGAGAATTCAagcaataaagaaaagaaaacccTGATTTTTTGGTGTTTTCTATTCTTTTTCCATTCCCAGAGAATTCAACATGTCCTAGAACTGAACCTAGCTAGACTCCCCTACCCTGATGGCCG harbors:
- the LOC110643719 gene encoding vacuolar protein sorting-associated protein 29 — protein: MVLVLAIGDLHIPHRAADLPPKFKSMLVPGKIQHIICTGNLCIKEVHDYLKSLCPDLHITHGEYDEDSRYPETKTLSIGQFKLGICHGHQVIPWGDLDSLAMLQRQLDVDILVTGHTHQFKAYKHEGGVVINPGSATGAYSSFTYDVNPSFVLMDIDGLRVVVYVYELIDGEVKVDKIDFKKTATTRSSN